The Streptomyces sp. NBC_00691 genome has a segment encoding these proteins:
- a CDS encoding class I tRNA ligase family protein has product MSTPVWITATPPATHGELHIGHLAGPYVAADVLTRYLRAEGEAVRFTTGTADHASSVEVRALRHHRKPEEVAEGYRAAITADWLRSGVEFDHIVRPRRDKGYGRWVQDLFGRLFAQGVIAPRTRLLPYCEPCERWLHGAHATGTCPHCGAVSDGGMCHECARPNDGGDLIGARCALCDTPAVARRCRRLYVPLEPFRETLAEYWATAGLPPRLAALCESLVEDGLPDIAVGHPAEWGLQVPVEGFPDHRIDGCFEAAAMHLFGYDVQGPLPRRAIHFCGFGHAFCHAVLLPVLLLAQDIKLPQDFNVNESYVIEEGVQEGNVWALDLLTEYGSDTLRRHVLQARPLGRRTVFHRERLAAARRELDENWNSWLSRLFAAVREECGGLAPQALPGGTGWEILERRLHRGVDDLREAYGPDAFDPRRAVAVLDEMVRSAADFGHVNAHERCRPSTSCRHLPALAAQLAVASALSAWARPVMPEGADRLAAALHAAPGRPVDWHALTAPLPGTRLAPPSGPVFGF; this is encoded by the coding sequence ATGAGCACCCCTGTCTGGATCACCGCGACCCCTCCCGCCACCCACGGCGAACTGCACATCGGCCACCTCGCCGGGCCGTACGTCGCCGCCGACGTCCTCACCCGCTATCTGCGAGCCGAGGGCGAGGCCGTCCGGTTCACCACCGGTACCGCCGACCACGCCAGCTCCGTCGAGGTCCGGGCGCTGCGCCACCACCGCAAGCCCGAGGAGGTCGCCGAGGGCTACCGGGCCGCGATCACCGCGGACTGGCTGCGGTCGGGCGTGGAGTTCGACCACATCGTGCGTCCGCGCCGCGACAAGGGATACGGACGCTGGGTGCAGGACCTCTTCGGGCGCCTCTTCGCGCAGGGCGTCATCGCCCCGCGCACCCGCCTGCTGCCGTACTGCGAGCCGTGCGAGCGCTGGCTGCACGGGGCGCACGCCACCGGCACCTGCCCGCACTGCGGCGCGGTCAGCGACGGCGGCATGTGCCACGAGTGCGCACGGCCGAACGACGGCGGCGACCTCATCGGCGCCCGCTGCGCCCTCTGCGACACCCCGGCGGTGGCCCGCCGCTGCCGCCGGCTCTACGTGCCCCTGGAGCCGTTCCGGGAGACGCTCGCCGAGTACTGGGCGACGGCCGGGCTGCCGCCCAGGCTCGCCGCGCTGTGCGAGTCGCTCGTCGAGGACGGGCTGCCGGACATCGCGGTCGGCCACCCCGCCGAGTGGGGCCTCCAGGTGCCGGTCGAGGGCTTCCCCGACCACCGGATCGACGGCTGCTTCGAAGCCGCCGCGATGCACCTCTTCGGCTACGACGTGCAGGGCCCGCTGCCCCGCCGGGCGATCCACTTCTGCGGCTTCGGGCACGCCTTCTGCCACGCCGTGCTGCTGCCGGTGCTGCTCCTCGCGCAGGACATCAAGCTGCCGCAGGACTTCAACGTCAACGAGTCGTACGTCATCGAGGAGGGCGTCCAGGAGGGCAACGTCTGGGCGCTCGACCTGCTCACCGAGTACGGCTCCGACACCCTGCGCCGCCATGTCCTCCAGGCCCGCCCGCTGGGCCGCCGCACCGTCTTCCACCGGGAGCGGCTCGCCGCCGCCCGGCGCGAGCTGGACGAGAACTGGAACAGCTGGCTGTCCCGGCTCTTCGCCGCCGTACGGGAGGAGTGCGGCGGCCTCGCCCCGCAGGCGCTGCCCGGCGGCACCGGCTGGGAGATCCTGGAGCGGCGGCTGCACCGGGGCGTCGACGATCTGCGCGAGGCGTACGGCCCCGATGCCTTCGACCCGCGCCGGGCGGTCGCCGTCCTGGACGAGATGGTCCGCTCGGCCGCCGACTTCGGTCACGTCAACGCCCACGAACGCTGCCGGCCCAGCACGTCCTGCCGTCATCTCCCCGCACTCGCCGCCCAGCTGGCGGTGGCCTCGGCCCTGTCGGCGTGGGCGCGGCCGGTGATGCCGGAGGGCGCGGACCGGCTGGCGGCGGCGCTCCACGCGGCGCCGGGCCGTCCGGTCGACTGGCACGCCCTGACGGCGCCCCTCCCGGGGACCCGGCTGGCACCTCCGTCGGGTCCGGTCTTCGGGTTCTGA
- the mshA gene encoding D-inositol-3-phosphate glycosyltransferase codes for MLSVHTSPLHQPGTGDAGGMNVYMVELSRALAEQGAEVDLFTRCRGEGLPPLVELAPGVRVRHLHAGPRQALPKEAMPDLVVPFSLALLKEERRYDLVHSHYWLSGQAGRIASVGWRIPLVHTAHTLARVKNASLAAGDTPEPELRVRGEHQVAGAADRLIANTADEAEALRSLYGAAGERTEVVRPGVDLRTFHPGDGRAAARARLGLPAEAFVPLYAGRIQPLKGPDVLVRAVAELLREVPDLRRRLLVPVVGGHSGATREGSAWQLAAELGVTDVLRSCLPVPQARLADWYRAADVLVVPSRSESFGLVALEAQACGTPVLAAAVGGLPTAVWDGVTGMLVQGHDPAEYARRLGWLAAHPEVVGTMGEAAVRHAHGMSWRASAARTVEVYRGALAETPRPVFPGGERVVGQGRRHAPAPTAPLSWRNEKAVAQV; via the coding sequence ATGCTCAGCGTCCACACCTCCCCGCTCCACCAGCCCGGGACGGGGGACGCCGGCGGCATGAACGTCTACATGGTCGAGCTCTCCCGCGCCCTCGCCGAGCAGGGCGCGGAGGTCGATCTGTTCACCCGCTGCCGGGGCGAGGGCCTGCCCCCGCTCGTCGAGCTCGCCCCCGGGGTACGGGTCCGGCACCTCCACGCGGGGCCGCGCCAGGCGCTGCCCAAGGAGGCCATGCCCGATCTGGTGGTGCCGTTCTCGCTGGCCCTGCTCAAGGAGGAGCGGCGGTACGACCTGGTCCACTCGCACTACTGGCTCTCCGGGCAGGCGGGCCGGATCGCCTCGGTGGGCTGGCGGATCCCGCTGGTGCACACCGCCCACACCCTGGCCCGGGTGAAGAACGCCTCGCTGGCCGCGGGCGACACCCCCGAACCTGAGCTGCGGGTCAGGGGCGAGCACCAGGTGGCGGGTGCCGCGGACCGGCTGATCGCGAACACGGCGGACGAGGCGGAGGCGCTGCGGTCGCTCTACGGGGCGGCGGGGGAGCGGACCGAGGTGGTGCGTCCGGGGGTCGATCTGCGGACCTTCCACCCGGGGGACGGCCGGGCGGCGGCGCGGGCCCGGCTCGGGCTTCCGGCGGAGGCGTTCGTGCCGCTGTACGCGGGCCGCATACAGCCGTTGAAGGGCCCGGACGTGCTCGTGCGGGCGGTCGCCGAGCTGCTGAGGGAGGTCCCGGACCTGCGCCGCCGGCTCCTGGTGCCGGTGGTCGGCGGGCATTCGGGCGCGACCCGTGAGGGGTCGGCGTGGCAGCTCGCCGCGGAGCTGGGGGTGACGGATGTGCTGCGGTCCTGCCTTCCCGTGCCGCAGGCGCGGCTCGCGGACTGGTACCGGGCGGCGGACGTCCTGGTGGTGCCCTCGCGCAGCGAGTCGTTCGGTCTGGTGGCCCTGGAGGCGCAGGCCTGTGGGACTCCGGTGCTCGCGGCGGCGGTCGGCGGGCTGCCGACGGCGGTGTGGGACGGGGTGACGGGGATGCTGGTGCAGGGGCACGACCCGGCGGAGTACGCGCGCCGGCTGGGCTGGCTCGCGGCGCACCCGGAGGTGGTGGGGACGATGGGGGAGGCGGCGGTGCGGCATGCGCACGGGATGAGCTGGCGGGCGTCGGCCGCGCGCACCGTCGAGGTGTACCGGGGTGC